The following is a genomic window from Hyphomicrobiales bacterium.
GAGCACGTCGTGGTCCAGCGGCGTTGGGTCATCATACCCCAATGACCCCTCATTTGTCAGGGCTAGGCTTCCACCGTGGATACTCGAGAGATAATCATATTCATTGTTGAGAGAAATCCAGCGAGCAACAAAGCCATTTCCCTCGGAAGGATAGGCAATACTGTCGACAGTGGCGCCCGGAAGGGTGAAGTGCATCCCTTCCTCGACGAAGACGCCTTTGACGCCTTCGAGGTAGGGGGCGCGGTAGAGGGCAGCTTCCTTGATGCCGCCGGAAAGATAGACGCTTCCACCGCCCGTAAAATTGAGGGGGTTCAATGACATGAGCGAGCCGATATTGACCCCTGTTTCAGGCGGTACGTCGAAACCCTTCAGATATCTGAGGTCGTCGAAGCTCCAGCTTAGCGTCTTGCCCCCGTATGAAAGGTGGTAGGCTCCGTTTCCAGAACTAAAAGTGTAGTCGCCCGGCAAGGTTAGATGGAGTATGCCGTCATTGAATCGTGCAATCGGTATGTCTGTTATTGAGCCATGGGGCTGGGTCAACGTCCCATCTAACGCGTCGGCGATGAATGCACCGAGGTTCTCGCCGTGCGCGGCTCGGAATTCTGCTGAAGCAAAAAACGCACCGGCCAGTTGGGGGCCGTCGAGTTGCCCGCTTTCGAATGCCTGCGTCCAGTATTCCAGGCCGGCTTCATCGGGCGCACGACCGAGCAGGTTCTGATAGAACAGGGTAACAAGCTCTCTGGCGGAGACCTCTTCGCCAATCTCTGGATGCAATGTCTTGAATTCCGCCGAACCCGCAAATTCATCCATGATGGCACTGAATGAGAGGAGGCCGCCGGTATAGACGTCGGACCAGAACGTGAAACCAGCTGCGTCGGGCGCACGCCCAAAGGCACCCTGGTAGAGCGCGAGCGTCGGCAGAATCTCGTTGTGAACAAGCGTATATTCTGGTGAGCCGATGAAATCCTGACGGATGGCTTCGATGGGTCGGCCGCTTCCCAGCACGCTATTCCAATAACCTTCTTCTGCTATGTTCGGCGAGCGAAACAGCAGCTCCTGATAGAGCAAATGAATCTCTGTGGCCATTGATGCATCCCCCGTCATCGTAACGGCGCGAATTACGCGAGCTGCCGGGCTAGCGCAAGGGCAGAAGACGTGCTGAAAATTGTTTTGTTCTCAAATTATTGCGAGAATTCTTCAAGAAAACGACGTCCGATAAGATGCCATCACCGGCGATCCCACTGAGATCGCCGGTGATATCGCTCCCCCAAGCTATGCCGTGGTGTCAGCTCGCGAAGAAGTTCTGCGTGCCGTGCGCTTCGATGGCCTCGGCGAGGCGGTTGAGCGCGTGGACGTAGGCTGCCGTCCGCACCGACACGTTCTTCTCGCGGGCGGTGTTCCAGATTGCCCGGCCTTCGCGCTCCATGATCACGCGCAGGCGCTCGTGAATCTCCTCGAGCGTCCAGTAGTAGCCCTGGCGGTTCTGCACCCACTCGAAATAGGAGACCGTGACGCCACCGGCATTGGCGAGGATGTCCGGCAGGACGATGATGTTCTTGCGCGCCAGGATGGCGTCCGCAGTCGATGTGACCGGGCCGTTGGCCAGCTCCAGAATGAGCTTGGCCTTGATGGTCTCGGCATTGCCCTCATGGATCATGTTCTCGAGGGCCGATGGCACCAGCACGTCGCAGTCCACGCCGACGAGCTGCTCGGCGGCGAGGGACTGGTGTCCATGCGAGCCGACAGTCGATACCACCGATCGTCCCTGGTTCTTGGCGACCAGCAGGGCATGGACGTCGAGGCCGCCAGCGGCATAGACCGCTCCCTCGGAGTCCGAAACCGCGACGATCTTGTGGCCGTCAGCCGCGAGAAGCCGCGCGATATGTTGGCCGGCATTGCCGAAACCCTGGACTGCGGCCTTCAATGTCTGGCCAAGCCCGAGATCCGTGGCCAGATGGCGCACAAGATAATAGCCGCCACGGGCGGTCGCGTCGCCGCGTCCCAGAGAGCCGCCAAGGGCAAGCGGCTTGCCGGTGATGACCGCGGGAGCGGCCTGCCCGACGATCTGCGCATACTCATCGGCCATCCAGCCCATGATCATGGCATTGGTGTAGACGTCAGGCGCGGGAATGTCGCGGTCCGGGCCGATGATGCGCGAGAAGGCCTGGATATAGGCACGGGAAAGACGCTCCAGCTCGGCCTTGGACAGCTTGCGCGGATCGACCTGGACGGCGCCCTTGCCGCCGCCATAGGGCAGGTTCATGACCGCGCATTTGAAGGTCATCCAGAAGGCGAGCGTTTCCACCTCGTCAGCCGTCGCATCGGGATGGAAGCGGATGCCGCCCTTCGTCGGGCCGCGCGTGTCGTCGTAGCGACAGCGCCAGGCCAGGAACGATTTTCGCGATCCGTCATCCATTCGGATCATCAGGCGGACTTTCGTCGTTTCGCGCGCATATTTGAGCTTCTCGATCACGTCCGCATCGATAGCGAGATGGGCGGCGGCTTCGTCCAGACGAACGAGTGCGTGATCGAGAAGGCTGCCTTCGGACATGATTGCTCCTGCTGTATGAGATGAGGGCACACGTCTGCATAATCAGACAGCAGGGGCAGCACAAGCATCGCGCAACGCCTCGCCAAAAAAAGATGCTTTTTTATGCGATGCTTATGAGATGAGCGTTTATCGCCTTTCTTCTGAGCAATTAGGGCTGATCTTCAAGGAGGAGCGGCAAAGGTTGCCGCTGGCTCCTGAGTGGCAGAGCGCTCGACCATCGCGGCAGGAAGCGCCCGGGTGTCAGCGCGGAAAGTCGCCCGCGCGGGCCGTCGGATGAGACCCTGGTAACAGACTGGCTGATCATCGCACAGCGGCCCATTGTGCATCTGCGTAGCAACCGTGCTGTGCTGCCTGATTGTCATTTGCGTGGTCCGGTGGATCGTCGGCGGAGGGGTACGCGGATTTCCACCGGGTCCAGCCCAATGTCCGTCTCTAACAACGGATCGTGTCGCGGTGAGAAGGATATATGCCGTCGGGCTTGGTTAATCAGTCTTCGCGCAACGCGGAACTGTCGGACTGCCTTCCGCGTTTCAAAGCGAGATTGCTCGCGAAAGCGTCTCGTGCGGCGCGCCGCTCGACTGCGAGCGGATAGAGCATCAAGACATGTGGAGGTATGGGCATGCGGTCGTCATTGATCATCGGAGCTATCTTCGCCCTCACGACGTTTCCCGCTCTGGCCCAGGACATGTCCGGCGCCGGCAACCGTGGCTGGGACGAGCGCCGCGGCTATGGCCGTGACTGGCGCTCGGACCGAGACGACCGCGGGGACCGGGCTGATCGCCAAGACCGTGACGAGCAGCGCGACTGGCGCAGTTCCATGCACGAGATGCGCGATCACGAACGCGGCGACCAGGACATGAGCGGCGGCGGCAGCGGTTTTCTCATCCGGAGCGGAGACATACGTCTTGCCGTGCGCTGCGGCGACCGGGAGACGATGCGTTCCTGCGTTGATGCCGCACTCATGCTGTTTGACCGTGTCCAGTCACGCGCAACGGCGGAAAAGCCCGCCGCAGGCAATCCGCAGACAGCTCCAAACGCTCAATAACGCCGAATGCGCGACAAGGATGGCCTCGGACGCATCGAGCGTCCCGGGGCCTTTTTCATGCTCTCTCGCCACGCGGTGGCATATGCAGCCATCCACGTTTTGAAGCTATGTCGAGAATCTCTGCAAGGGAGAGGGATGGTACAGCTGGCCTGGCTTGAACAGGCGACCTCCTGATCCACAATCAGGCGCTCTAACCAACTGAGCTACAGCTGCGCAGATCCATGATATGCGCCGGGCAACGGCCGCATATCCATCAGCGAGCGGGAAACTATGCGCAACCACGCACGAATGCAAGATCCACGTTGCATGGAAGTTGATTGTGGGGCGTCGATCCTCCCGGCCATGGTGGCGGATGGGAAGAAAGTGATGTTTTCCCGTATGTTACGAGGTGTGATTGCGCGATTTTGGCGAGGGGCAGCGGAAGATACGCGTGCCGCAGGACCCCTTCACCCACCATAATTCTTACGACAATCCACAACTGTGGTGCGCAACGCCGGCGTTATCGGTGTCCGTTCGTCTCCTTGGCGGTCGACACCACGTCATGGCTGTAACGTGTCGCTGTTTCGGCGATATCCCGAACGCGCGCTGTCGCGTCCTCGTACTGCCGCCGCAATTCCCGAGTCTGCAATTCCACCGCCTCTGCGATCGAGGTCACGTTCATCAGCGAACGCCACAGGCCGAAAGTCGCGTCTGTCTGGCTGCGAAGGAGATCAAGGATCTTGCCGTTGATTTCGTTGGCAGCTTTGCTCGCCACATTCGCATTCGCGATAACACTGCGGTTCCACGTGTCGCGCTGCTCCTGCGCCGTCGCGTAGGCCTGGCGTGCCTGCTGCAGCCCGCTCCCGGCGATTGTGGCAAAGGAGGAATGCTCCTGGCCCTGGTGATCCTGGCCTAGGCCCAGGCCCTTCCGGGCAGCCGCTTGAGTCTGAGAGGCGGATGCCTGGGCTGCCTTGAGTGATGCCGCGACGGCCTCTTCTGCAAGTTTCGAAAGCGCTTCGGTCTGGCGAAGCGTCGCCTCGGCCTGGGCCACTATAGCGGCGTGGGCGGTGGGCGCAGGTTCGGTGGGCGTGTTGGGCTTCTTCGATGCCGTAGGCTCGGGCGCCGTTGCCGCGGCTGTTTCTGGTTTGGCCACAACGGGCTTGGACGGAGCGGCGGGCTTCGTTTCAAAGGCTGGCTTGGCCTCAGTGGCTTTTACCGTGGCGGGAGCTGACTGTTCCGCCTGGGGCTTGGCGGGAGTGATAAGCTTGGCATCGCTCTGTGACGCAGCCGGCTTCGGGGCCGCAGCCGCCTTCGGAGCCCCGCCGATCACGGAGGTTGAGGTCGCCGCCTCGGCCGGGATAGCCTTGGATGGTACGGGCTGCTTCTGCGCGGGCGCAGCTTTGGGTTTGCCGGCCTGAGGCTTGGCTGCGGGCGCGCCATCGGATGCCGTCTTGCCAGTCGCAGCGATCTTGCCGATTGAAGATGAGTCAGGTGTCTTGCGCTTATCCATGGGTGCAACTCCTCAGGGGCGAATGGAACTGGGTCCAGTGATGCCGGGCCGTGAGTTCCCGCCATCCGCCATACCGACAACCGGATAAGCCAGCCCTGGCCTCCCACGGAGCGCAGCCAGGACCGGCCATTTGTATCGCGTCACTCCTCACAGACTGGCCTGCGGGAACTCCTGGGCCAACCCGTTCCGCGAAGGCGCAAACCTTCGTGTGCAACTTACCTGAGCGTCGAACCGGAAAGCTTGGCTTAGGCCACCGCGACCTTCGCTTCGCCGGTCCCCGGTTCGGGAAAACGACGCTTCACCCGAGACGAAGCGGCAGATCCGATTTCATCGGAATTGCCCAACGTCCATGGTCAGCCCGCTTTGGATGTCCCATTCTTCGTCGTGGCAGCCTTTGTCGCTGCCTGCGTCACGTCCTCGCCGGCCTTCTGGACCGCGGCCGTGAAATCCTTGAGCTGGTTCTGCAGGGAGGCGACCTGGGATTGGAGGTAGTCGGCCTGATGTTTCATGGCCTCGCTGACATCCTTGGACTTTACGAGCTTCTGCGCGAGGTCCAAAGCTGCCGTCACATTGTGCTCGGCGTAAGCCAGCGTCCGGCGCGTCACATCACCAGCCCCGGCGTTGAAAGAAGTCGGCGCGGCGAAGGTATCAACCGCCTTGTTCGCCGCATCGAGGAAGCCCGTGAAAGCCTTGCGGGCCTGCTCCACGCCCTGCTCGGCAAACTGGCGGAGCTCCGCGGGGATCTCGTAATGGGGGAAATTGGATTGGCTCATGGTATGCTCCTTGGGATTTGTATGAGTTTGTGCGGTGCAATATACATGTTGCAGTGCACAAGCGCAAGGTGCGCCAGGGCAGCTTGAGCGGGTTTCTGCTGTGCTGATCAGCCTTCTTAAGGAAACTGTCGTCCATACTATGCCATCTTGCCAGCCGCCGCATTAACACTAACATCAGGTTAGTGCGGATAGGTCGATTGCATGCCGTGACGGCCCGGGGCAGGGCCTGTTATTAAGGCTTCGTTAGCTATCGAGCGTCTGGTGCGATCGGTATCAAAGCGGATCAAGGCTGAGTTGAAGGAGTTCAGCGCGGTGATAGCCGATCTACGGCGAGACACATCGCTGGCGCCGTTCCTGAAGTCCAGGACGGCAGTGATAGTATGGTCAGTGGCGGAGCCCCGTGTGATATGGGCCTCTGCCGAGGCCAGGCCGCTTGTTGCCGCTCTTACCGATGATCAGACCCGGGCGTTCACCTCCGAGACGGAGAGCCGGCTTGCGCGGCTAGCCCTCCGCATGCCGGCCCATGGCGTGCGTCTCGAGCGCTGGCGCATCAACAGCGGCCGCCAGAGCGACATCGTGACGCTGGCTTGCCGTCCCGTCACAGCTGACAATGGCGAAACCTTGCTCGCCACTGTCGTTGTCGGCGCGCTGCCGCGCGGAATAACCAGCAGCCTTGCTCCCTCGATTGCAGAGCCTCAGGGCGATCATGTTCCCGGGCTGGCTACCGGGGCGGAGATCGTGGCGGCGGAAGTTTCCGCGCCGCCTCTCCACCTGCCGACTTATATACGCACGCTGGCGAAGACGCGCCGAAGCCTGCGCTTCGTCTGGGCTTCCGATATCGCGGGCCGTCTCATCAGGGTTTCGCCGGAACTCGCGACGGTGGTCGGGCCGGAGGCGGCCGATATCGTCGGCCGGCGCTGGAATGACCTGATCGGCTCCATCGTTCATGACCCGCAGGGGGACATCGCGAAGGCGCTTGCGCGCCGCCAGACCTGGCCTCGCTGTTCGGTTCTGTGGCAGGTTGGGGCCGGCGAGGCATTTCTTCCGGTGGAACTGGGCGCGCTCGTCGTGACCGCCGAGGGCGAGCAGATCTTCCAGGGCTACGGCTTGTGCCGCCTGGATGGGGTGCAGGATTCTGAGCTCCACGACACTGGGTCCCACGACACCGGGTCCCACGACATCGGGTCCCAGGACGACAAGGGCCTGCACGGCGGGAGCGACCAGGACGAGGGGCGGGATGCCGCGCCGCCGCATATCCCGCGTGAGCCTTCGATCGCCGTCGTCGATGCGTCGCTGGCCACGGTGCCGGAGCCCGATGACCAGCTGGTCGAGCAGCCCGTCGTGCTGAATGAAGCGACGGCAGACAAG
Proteins encoded in this region:
- a CDS encoding hypothetical protein (Evidence 5 : Unknown function), which gives rise to MATEIHLLYQELLFRSPNIAEEGYWNSVLGSGRPIEAIRQDFIGSPEYTLVHNEILPTLALYQGAFGRAPDAAGFTFWSDVYTGGLLSFSAIMDEFAGSAEFKTLHPEIGEEVSARELVTLFYQNLLGRAPDEAGLEYWTQAFESGQLDGPQLAGAFFASAEFRAAHGENLGAFIADALDGTLTQPHGSITDIPIARFNDGILHLTLPGDYTFSSGNGAYHLSYGGKTLSWSFDDLRYLKGFDVPPETGVNIGSLMSLNPLNFTGGGSVYLSGGIKEAALYRAPYLEGVKGVFVEEGMHFTLPGATVDSIAYPSEGNGFVARWISLNNEYDYLSSIHGGSLALTNEGSLGYDDPTPLDHDVLGNVTLGAAAEALNIAFVRLAAEYARYLENGGAPVDEFTGKLAPGLDQSAHDILLGKGSVADMASRNFDADVLAHLQQLVPDWVEARPVYSGLESDRALYEATLAYDWEQGIARSGQRDHEIGATLNSAGYDPGTGDLYLGPGHIPNDFSLVRNDYAGVELALKAHYIGSDETVVRGLDASGRVQFIVESGSQVAGAHGATETRNDLAAWSIDFSILTGLDGHAGQLEDYRFTLQIDVDLSFGRSYIKLDLTGSNGVTDWLDQAGIVRLADADGDNPQLAQGNINIGSDFILSEINKIAQDFYGAPPYNFTPYTDFDFVLSAYTADGVLVGTNHITVDVVAPAA
- the gdhA gene encoding NADP-specific glutamate dehydrogenase: MSEGSLLDHALVRLDEAAAHLAIDADVIEKLKYARETTKVRLMIRMDDGSRKSFLAWRCRYDDTRGPTKGGIRFHPDATADEVETLAFWMTFKCAVMNLPYGGGKGAVQVDPRKLSKAELERLSRAYIQAFSRIIGPDRDIPAPDVYTNAMIMGWMADEYAQIVGQAAPAVITGKPLALGGSLGRGDATARGGYYLVRHLATDLGLGQTLKAAVQGFGNAGQHIARLLAADGHKIVAVSDSEGAVYAAGGLDVHALLVAKNQGRSVVSTVGSHGHQSLAAEQLVGVDCDVLVPSALENMIHEGNAETIKAKLILELANGPVTSTADAILARKNIIVLPDILANAGGVTVSYFEWVQNRQGYYWTLEEIHERLRVIMEREGRAIWNTAREKNVSVRTAAYVHALNRLAEAIEAHGTQNFFAS
- a CDS encoding hypothetical protein (Evidence 5 : Unknown function), whose protein sequence is MARRCAMLVLPLLSDYADVCPHLIQQEQSCPKAAFSITHSFVWTKPPPISLSMRT
- a CDS encoding Eukaryotic translation initiation factor 4B, with amino-acid sequence MRSSLIIGAIFALTTFPALAQDMSGAGNRGWDERRGYGRDWRSDRDDRGDRADRQDRDEQRDWRSSMHEMRDHERGDQDMSGGGSGFLIRSGDIRLAVRCGDRETMRSCVDAALMLFDRVQSRATAEKPAAGNPQTAPNAQ
- a CDS encoding Phasin protein codes for the protein MDKRKTPDSSSIGKIAATGKTASDGAPAAKPQAGKPKAAPAQKQPVPSKAIPAEAATSTSVIGGAPKAAAAPKPAASQSDAKLITPAKPQAEQSAPATVKATEAKPAFETKPAAPSKPVVAKPETAAATAPEPTASKKPNTPTEPAPTAHAAIVAQAEATLRQTEALSKLAEEAVAASLKAAQASASQTQAAARKGLGLGQDHQGQEHSSFATIAGSGLQQARQAYATAQEQRDTWNRSVIANANVASKAANEINGKILDLLRSQTDATFGLWRSLMNVTSIAEAVELQTRELRRQYEDATARVRDIAETATRYSHDVVSTAKETNGHR
- a CDS encoding membrane hypothetical protein (Evidence 5 : Unknown function), translated to MSDAATASSASFESASVWRSVASAWATIAAWAVGAGSVGVLGFFDAVGSGAVAAAVSGLATTGLDGAAGFVSKAGLASVAFTVAGADCSAWGLAGVISLASLCDAAGFGAAAAFGAPPITEVEVAASAGIALDGTGCFCAGAALGLPA
- a CDS encoding Phasin, with amino-acid sequence MSQSNFPHYEIPAELRQFAEQGVEQARKAFTGFLDAANKAVDTFAAPTSFNAGAGDVTRRTLAYAEHNVTAALDLAQKLVKSKDVSEAMKHQADYLQSQVASLQNQLKDFTAAVQKAGEDVTQAATKAATTKNGTSKAG